One part of the Methylobacterium mesophilicum SR1.6/6 genome encodes these proteins:
- the zapE gene encoding cell division protein ZapE: MNERSGKHHAPSPEARASAVSPGPVHERYEALVSGGSIERDPAQTRLVRALDRLIQDLQRQKRASKTSALGWLFRRKDEAEPPRGLYIWGSVGRGKTMLMDLFHEAAPEPKRRVHFHGFLADAHERIHAYRQALKAGTVKGDDPIGPVADQLADEATLLCFDEFTVTDIADAMILGRLFGHLFRRGVTVVATSNVEPDRLYEGGLNRALFLPFVATLKERVEVIRLDARTDFRLEKLGGAAVYHVPADDGARAALDAAFKGLTGRARGRSATIKVHGRDVDIPEEASGVARFAFDDLCRKPLGASDYMALARAFHTLILDGIPVMHEADRNEAKRFITLVDTLYDRHVKLVASAAAEAQDLYTAQTGREAFEFDRTVSRLIEMRSREYLALPHGRPDSEASGASTGLVET; the protein is encoded by the coding sequence GTGAACGAGAGATCCGGCAAGCATCACGCCCCCTCGCCGGAGGCCCGGGCCAGCGCGGTCTCGCCCGGCCCTGTCCACGAGCGCTACGAGGCGCTGGTCTCCGGCGGATCCATCGAGCGCGATCCCGCGCAGACGCGGCTGGTGCGCGCCCTCGACCGGCTGATCCAGGATCTCCAGCGCCAGAAGCGCGCCAGCAAGACCAGCGCCCTCGGCTGGCTGTTCCGCCGCAAGGACGAGGCGGAGCCGCCCAGGGGCCTCTACATCTGGGGCTCGGTCGGGCGCGGCAAGACCATGCTGATGGACCTGTTCCACGAGGCGGCCCCGGAGCCGAAGCGGCGGGTCCACTTCCACGGATTCCTGGCCGATGCGCACGAGCGCATCCACGCCTACCGGCAGGCGCTCAAGGCGGGCACGGTCAAGGGCGACGACCCGATCGGCCCGGTGGCCGACCAGCTCGCCGACGAGGCGACCCTGCTGTGCTTCGACGAGTTCACCGTCACCGATATCGCCGACGCGATGATCCTGGGCCGTCTGTTCGGCCACCTGTTCCGCCGCGGCGTCACCGTGGTGGCGACCTCCAACGTCGAGCCGGACCGCCTCTACGAGGGCGGCCTGAACCGGGCGCTGTTCCTCCCCTTCGTCGCGACGCTGAAGGAGCGGGTCGAGGTCATCCGCCTCGATGCGCGGACCGACTTCCGCCTGGAGAAGCTCGGCGGCGCGGCCGTGTACCACGTGCCGGCCGACGACGGTGCCCGCGCGGCCCTCGACGCCGCGTTCAAGGGGCTGACCGGCAGGGCGCGGGGCCGGTCCGCGACCATCAAGGTCCACGGCCGGGACGTGGACATCCCCGAGGAGGCGAGCGGCGTCGCCCGGTTCGCTTTCGACGATCTGTGCCGCAAGCCGCTCGGCGCCTCCGACTACATGGCACTGGCCCGCGCCTTCCACACGCTGATCCTCGACGGCATCCCGGTGATGCACGAGGCCGACCGGAACGAGGCCAAGCGGTTCATCACCCTGGTCGACACGCTCTACGACCGGCACGTGAAGCTGGTCGCCTCGGCGGCGGCCGAGGCACAGGATCTCTACACCGCGCAGACGGGCCGCGAGGCCTTCGAGTTCGACCGGACCGTCTCGCGGCTGATCGAGATGCGCTCCCGGGAGTACCTCGCCCTGCCGCATGGCCGGCCGGATTCCGAGGCGTCCGGCGCCAGCACCGGGCTGGTGGAAACGTGA
- a CDS encoding GNAT family N-acetyltransferase, with protein MAVQARDVPAHSIRRLWPADRIAVLDYFLRLDPETRASRFMGNVSEAGVRAYAAHAVTAEGVLYGAFVDGVLRGLGELRPMGACRSPYTLGPAAEAAFAVEAAFRRRGIGADLFARIARSARHRGVVDLHVRCLSGNGPMLRLAAKQGAALQHAGSEVEGALHLARPTPFSLWYEGIAEAFDFSVAVSFPTRGGAPA; from the coding sequence ATGGCCGTTCAAGCGCGAGACGTGCCGGCCCACAGCATCCGGCGCCTCTGGCCGGCCGACCGCATCGCGGTCCTCGACTATTTCCTGCGGCTGGACCCCGAAACCCGGGCGAGCCGCTTCATGGGCAACGTCAGCGAGGCCGGCGTGCGGGCCTATGCCGCGCATGCGGTCACCGCCGAGGGCGTCCTGTACGGCGCCTTCGTGGACGGTGTGCTGCGCGGGCTCGGCGAACTCCGGCCGATGGGGGCCTGCCGTTCGCCTTACACCCTCGGCCCGGCTGCGGAGGCAGCCTTCGCCGTGGAGGCGGCCTTTCGGCGTCGGGGGATCGGTGCGGACCTGTTCGCGCGGATCGCCCGCTCGGCCCGGCACCGCGGCGTCGTGGATCTGCACGTGCGCTGCCTCTCGGGCAACGGCCCGATGCTGCGGCTCGCGGCGAAGCAGGGGGCGGCGCTCCAGCACGCCGGCAGCGAAGTCGAGGGCGCCCTGCACCTCGCGCGGCCGACGCCGTTCTCGCTCTGGTACGAGGGCATCGCGGAGGCCTTCGACTTCTCCGTGGCGGTGAGCTTCCCGACGCGGGGCGGCGCGCCGGCCTGA
- a CDS encoding ComF family protein produces MTAARAVAATLRSVPRGLLALIYPPSCAGCGGAVADPGALCPICWSGLRLIEEPVCQRYGTPFAADLGVGPLLSPRAIAEPPAYGRGRAVALYDGAARRLVHRLKYEDRLDLAGVMARMMAASGRALIAEADCLVPVPLHRGRLWRRRFNQAALLATIIARDTGRACVPTALVRVRATRPQVGLSRAARAENLSGAFRVIPAEAHRLSGRRILLIDDVTTTGATGNAAARALLRAGAASVDLLTFALVGDTAG; encoded by the coding sequence GTGACGGCGGCTCGCGCCGTCGCCGCGACCCTGCGCAGCGTGCCGCGCGGGCTTCTCGCGCTGATCTATCCGCCGAGCTGCGCGGGCTGCGGCGGTGCGGTCGCCGATCCCGGCGCCCTGTGCCCGATCTGCTGGTCGGGCCTGCGCCTGATCGAGGAGCCGGTCTGCCAACGCTACGGCACTCCGTTCGCCGCGGACCTGGGTGTCGGGCCGCTGCTGTCGCCCCGGGCCATCGCCGAGCCGCCGGCCTACGGTCGGGGTCGCGCCGTCGCCCTCTATGACGGCGCCGCCCGCCGGCTGGTCCACCGGCTGAAATACGAGGACCGCCTCGACCTCGCCGGCGTGATGGCGCGGATGATGGCGGCGAGCGGGCGAGCCCTGATCGCCGAGGCCGACTGTCTCGTTCCGGTCCCCCTCCATCGCGGGCGCCTGTGGCGCCGTCGCTTCAACCAGGCGGCGCTCCTTGCGACGATCATCGCCCGCGACACCGGCCGCGCCTGCGTGCCGACCGCCCTGGTGCGCGTGCGCGCGACCCGTCCGCAGGTCGGTCTCAGCCGAGCGGCGCGTGCCGAGAACCTCAGCGGCGCGTTCCGGGTGATTCCCGCCGAGGCGCATCGGCTCAGCGGCAGGCGAATCCTGCTGATCGACGACGTGACGACCACCGGGGCCACCGGCAACGCCGCCGCCCGGGCGCTGCTGCGCGCCGGGGCGGCCTCCGTCGATCTCCTGACCTTCGCGCTGGTGGGCGATACCGCCGGGTGA
- a CDS encoding class I SAM-dependent methyltransferase, with amino-acid sequence MDAPATLFDTALARHRLARAERGGFAGFLLDRLAEDLDDRLGAVLRSFPTVVDLATPTAAAARRLAARYPDARHLRLAPLPGPEGGLIVGDPELLPLAPGSLDLAVSLLALHAVNDLPGTLIQLRRALRPDGLFIGCLLGGASLTELRQSFGQAESEVEGGISPRVAPFAAVREAGALLQRAGFALPVADTDTLTVRYADPFGLMRDLRAMGMTNVLTERRRTPLRRTTLLRAAEIYAERFSDPDGRVRATFEVLWLSGWVPHESQQKPLRPGSAQARLADALGTVELKPESGGTP; translated from the coding sequence ATGGACGCACCGGCCACCCTGTTCGACACCGCCCTCGCCCGCCACCGCCTCGCCCGCGCCGAACGCGGCGGCTTCGCCGGGTTCCTGCTCGACAGGCTCGCCGAGGACCTCGACGACCGGCTGGGTGCCGTGCTGCGCAGCTTCCCGACGGTGGTCGATCTCGCCACCCCGACGGCGGCCGCCGCGCGCCGGCTCGCCGCCCGCTATCCCGACGCTAGGCATCTCCGGCTCGCGCCCCTGCCAGGCCCCGAGGGCGGCCTGATCGTCGGCGATCCGGAGCTGTTGCCCCTCGCCCCCGGCAGCCTCGACCTGGCGGTGTCTTTGCTCGCCCTCCACGCCGTCAACGACCTGCCGGGGACCCTGATCCAGCTGCGGCGTGCGCTCCGGCCGGACGGCCTGTTCATCGGATGCCTGCTCGGCGGTGCCAGCCTCACGGAATTGCGCCAGAGCTTCGGCCAGGCCGAGAGCGAGGTCGAGGGCGGCATCAGCCCACGGGTCGCGCCCTTCGCCGCCGTCCGCGAGGCCGGAGCCCTCCTGCAGCGGGCCGGATTCGCGCTCCCGGTCGCCGACACCGACACGCTCACGGTCCGCTACGCCGACCCCTTCGGGCTCATGCGCGACCTGCGCGCCATGGGCATGACCAACGTCCTCACCGAGCGCCGCCGCACACCCCTGCGCCGGACGACGCTCCTGCGCGCCGCGGAGATCTACGCCGAGCGGTTCTCCGATCCGGACGGGCGTGTGCGGGCGACGTTCGAGGTGCTGTGGCTCTCGGGGTGGGTGCCGCATGAGAGTCAGCAGAAGCCGCTCAGGCCCGGGAGCGCGCAGGCGCGGCTCGCCGACGCCCTCGGGACGGTGGAATTGAAGCCCGAGAGCGGAGGAACGCCATGA
- a CDS encoding DUF427 domain-containing protein, whose product MKLPGPDHPITITPEKRRVRVLVAGVAVADTRNALRLEEGRYPAVFYVPRADIRAESFVASARSSHCPYKGDARYFDLAVGATRRPDAVWSYEDPYPAVADIRDHVAFYPDRVDAIEVTD is encoded by the coding sequence ATGAAGCTGCCCGGACCGGACCATCCCATCACCATCACCCCCGAAAAGCGGCGCGTCCGCGTGCTCGTCGCCGGCGTGGCGGTCGCCGACACGCGCAACGCCCTGCGCCTCGAGGAGGGCCGGTATCCGGCGGTGTTCTACGTGCCGCGGGCGGATATCCGGGCGGAGAGCTTCGTCGCGTCGGCACGGAGCAGCCACTGCCCCTACAAGGGTGATGCCCGCTATTTCGACCTTGCGGTCGGCGCGACCCGTCGCCCAGACGCCGTGTGGAGCTACGAGGACCCGTACCCGGCCGTCGCGGACATTCGGGATCACGTGGCGTTCTATCCGGACCGCGTCGACGCCATCGAGGTCACGGATTGA
- a CDS encoding DUF6880 family protein has product MARARRVTAAGAKAPALPKGARRTTPSPETLAALGPDRLIDLILGETARNPTFKKLVSAALASLQGPDAVAAIVDRRLTALEGAQGYIDWQKRRAFAADLNALVTVILTELRPLDPGAALDRLRRFLDGADAVLNRVDDGNGTVQGIFDRASVAFVKIAGALPAAEAERVALGLVAGFAADPLGPLGVVLADVIPRLPTDALADIDAQLAASDAVTGKGGDPRKAATHHRQAARIQILRLRQAIADRRGDPDAFIALERAMLPGRENRAEIGRRLLAAKRPAEALDWIRRMQDPGLRLATRADLIAGFDPRGPERERQALEIEILDALDRTDEAQALRWTRFERELDAPMLRTYLAKLPDFEDEEALQRALDLAEAFPQPHRALAFLVGWPDLNRAARLVIARPSVWQGDQYALLAPAADALASHHPVAATILYRRLLDGILEGGRSAAYTHAARYLLELDGLAGRLETGAVNPEPGAYRERLRRDHGRKHAFWGLVRD; this is encoded by the coding sequence TTGGCGCGGGCGCGCCGGGTGACGGCGGCGGGCGCGAAGGCGCCCGCCCTTCCGAAGGGCGCCCGGCGCACGACGCCCTCGCCCGAGACCCTGGCGGCCCTCGGGCCGGACCGCCTCATCGACCTGATCCTCGGCGAGACGGCGCGCAACCCCACCTTCAAGAAGCTGGTGAGCGCGGCTCTCGCGTCGCTCCAGGGTCCGGACGCCGTGGCGGCGATCGTGGATCGGCGCCTGACGGCCCTCGAAGGCGCGCAAGGCTACATCGACTGGCAGAAGCGGCGCGCCTTCGCGGCCGATCTCAACGCCCTGGTGACGGTGATCCTCACCGAGTTGCGCCCCCTGGATCCCGGTGCGGCCCTGGACCGCCTCCGACGTTTCCTCGACGGTGCCGACGCCGTGCTCAACCGCGTCGACGACGGCAACGGCACGGTCCAGGGCATCTTCGACCGCGCCAGCGTCGCCTTCGTGAAGATCGCGGGCGCGCTTCCGGCAGCAGAGGCGGAGCGGGTGGCGCTCGGCCTCGTCGCCGGCTTCGCGGCCGATCCGCTCGGCCCGCTCGGCGTCGTCCTCGCCGACGTGATCCCGCGGCTGCCCACGGACGCGCTCGCCGACATCGACGCGCAGCTGGCCGCATCGGACGCCGTGACGGGCAAGGGCGGCGATCCGCGGAAGGCTGCGACGCACCATCGTCAGGCGGCCCGGATCCAGATCCTGCGCCTGCGGCAGGCCATCGCCGACCGGCGCGGCGATCCGGATGCCTTCATCGCCCTGGAGCGCGCGATGCTGCCGGGCCGCGAGAACCGCGCGGAGATCGGCCGCCGCCTCCTCGCCGCGAAAAGGCCTGCGGAAGCGCTGGACTGGATCCGGCGCATGCAAGATCCGGGGCTGCGCCTCGCCACCCGGGCCGACCTCATCGCCGGCTTCGACCCGCGCGGCCCCGAACGCGAGCGGCAGGCGTTGGAGATCGAGATCCTCGACGCCCTGGATCGCACCGACGAGGCGCAGGCGCTGCGCTGGACGCGATTCGAGCGCGAACTCGATGCGCCGATGCTGCGCACCTACCTCGCCAAGCTCCCGGATTTCGAGGACGAGGAGGCGCTCCAGCGTGCCCTGGACCTCGCCGAGGCCTTTCCGCAACCCCATCGGGCGCTGGCGTTCCTGGTCGGCTGGCCGGACCTGAACCGCGCCGCCCGGCTGGTGATCGCGCGCCCCTCGGTCTGGCAGGGCGACCAATACGCCTTGCTGGCCCCGGCCGCGGACGCCCTGGCGTCGCACCATCCCGTCGCCGCGACGATCCTCTATCGACGGCTTCTCGACGGCATCCTTGAGGGCGGCCGGAGCGCCGCCTACACGCACGCGGCGCGCTACCTCCTGGAACTCGACGGCTTGGCGGGTCGGCTGGAGACGGGCGCGGTCAATCCCGAGCCGGGAGCGTACCGCGAGCGGCTGCGGCGCGACCACGGCCGCAAGCACGCCTTCTGGGGCCTCGTCCGGGACTGA
- the fabI gene encoding enoyl-ACP reductase FabI produces the protein MTGLMAGRRGLIMGVANDHSIAWGIAKALHAEGARLAFTYQGEALGRRVAPLAAKLDSDIVLPCDVEDLASVDAVFDALDARFDGGLDFVVHAIGFSDKAQLKGRYVDVTTRENFVRTMTISCFSFTEIAQRAAKRMAPGGALLTLTYGGATRVMPNYNVMGVAKAALEASVRYLATDLGPNGIRVNALSAGPMRTLAGAGIADARLMFNHQRAHAPLRRTVSLEDVGGSALYLLSPLSGGVTGEVHFVDAGYNIISMPRPDVLQAQDEAGVVGDA, from the coding sequence ATGACAGGTTTGATGGCGGGTCGGCGCGGCCTGATCATGGGCGTCGCCAACGATCACTCGATCGCCTGGGGCATCGCCAAGGCGCTGCACGCGGAGGGCGCGCGCCTCGCCTTCACGTACCAGGGGGAAGCCCTGGGCCGGCGCGTGGCCCCCCTCGCCGCCAAGCTCGACTCGGACATCGTCCTCCCCTGCGATGTGGAGGACCTAGCCTCCGTCGACGCGGTCTTCGACGCCCTCGACGCGCGCTTCGACGGCGGGCTCGATTTCGTCGTCCACGCCATCGGATTCTCCGACAAGGCGCAGCTCAAGGGCCGCTACGTCGACGTGACGACGCGCGAGAACTTCGTGCGGACCATGACGATCTCGTGCTTCTCGTTCACCGAGATCGCGCAGCGCGCGGCCAAGCGGATGGCGCCGGGGGGGGCGCTGCTGACGCTGACCTATGGCGGCGCGACGCGCGTGATGCCGAACTACAACGTGATGGGCGTGGCCAAGGCGGCGCTGGAAGCCTCGGTACGCTACCTCGCCACAGATCTCGGGCCGAACGGGATCCGGGTGAACGCGCTCTCGGCCGGCCCGATGCGGACGCTGGCCGGTGCCGGCATCGCCGACGCGCGGCTGATGTTCAACCACCAGCGGGCCCACGCGCCGCTGAGGCGCACGGTCAGCCTGGAGGATGTCGGCGGCTCGGCCCTGTACCTGCTGTCACCGCTCTCGGGCGGCGTCACCGGCGAGGTCCACTTCGTGGATGCCGGCTACAACATCATCTCGATGCCGCGCCCGGACGTGCTCCAGGCGCAGGACGAGGCCGGCGTCGTCGGAGACGCCTGA
- the fabB gene encoding beta-ketoacyl-ACP synthase I, with protein MRRVVITGMGIVSSIGNNTQEVLASLREARSGIARDASYAEHGFRSQVSGAPNLDPEGVVDRRAMRFHGGGTAWNHVAMDQAIQDAGLDAGDISNERTGIIMGSGGPSTRVIVEAAAIARDKGPKRIGPFAVPKAMSSTASATLATWFKIRGVNYSISSACATSNHCIGNAAEIIQGGRQDIIFAGGCEDLDWTLSVLFDAMGAMSSKFNDTPSRASRAYDAARDGFVIAGGAGVLVLEELEHAKARGARIYGEVAGYGATSDGHDMVAPSGEGAVRCMRQALDGLKGARIDYINPHATSTPVGDDKEIEAIREVFGRGDACPPISATKSLTGHSLGATGVQEAIYSLLMMNNGFICESAHIDELDPAFADMPILRERRDGAQLGHVLTNSFGFGGTNATLVLKHVDA; from the coding sequence ATGCGCCGTGTCGTCATCACCGGGATGGGCATCGTCTCGTCCATCGGCAACAACACGCAGGAGGTGCTCGCCTCCCTGCGCGAGGCCCGCTCGGGCATCGCGCGCGACGCCAGCTACGCCGAGCACGGCTTCCGCAGCCAGGTGTCCGGCGCGCCCAACCTCGACCCGGAGGGCGTTGTCGACCGGCGCGCCATGCGCTTCCACGGCGGTGGCACCGCCTGGAATCACGTCGCCATGGACCAGGCGATCCAGGATGCGGGTCTGGACGCGGGCGACATCTCGAACGAGCGCACCGGCATCATCATGGGCTCGGGCGGGCCCTCGACCCGGGTGATCGTGGAAGCCGCCGCCATCGCCCGCGACAAGGGCCCGAAGCGGATCGGCCCGTTCGCCGTGCCGAAGGCGATGTCGTCCACAGCCTCGGCGACGCTGGCGACGTGGTTCAAGATCCGCGGCGTGAACTACTCGATCTCGTCGGCCTGCGCGACGTCGAATCACTGCATCGGCAACGCCGCCGAGATCATCCAGGGCGGCCGGCAGGACATCATCTTCGCCGGCGGCTGCGAGGACCTGGACTGGACCCTGTCGGTGCTGTTCGACGCGATGGGCGCCATGTCGTCGAAGTTCAACGACACGCCGTCCCGCGCCTCCCGGGCCTACGACGCCGCCCGCGACGGCTTCGTCATCGCGGGCGGAGCCGGCGTGCTGGTGCTGGAGGAGCTGGAGCACGCCAAGGCTCGCGGCGCCCGGATCTACGGCGAGGTCGCGGGCTACGGCGCCACGTCGGACGGCCACGACATGGTCGCGCCGTCGGGCGAGGGTGCCGTGCGCTGCATGCGCCAGGCTCTGGACGGCCTGAAGGGCGCGCGGATCGACTACATCAACCCGCACGCGACCTCGACGCCCGTGGGCGACGACAAGGAGATCGAAGCGATCCGCGAGGTGTTCGGTCGCGGGGACGCCTGTCCGCCGATCTCGGCAACGAAGTCCCTGACCGGTCATTCTCTGGGCGCCACGGGGGTCCAGGAGGCGATCTACAGCCTGCTGATGATGAACAACGGCTTCATCTGCGAGAGCGCGCATATCGACGAGCTCGATCCCGCCTTCGCCGACATGCCGATCCTGCGCGAGCGCCGGGACGGCGCCCAGCTCGGCCACGTCCTGACCAACTCCTTCGGGTTCGGCGGGACCAACGCCACGCTGGTCCTGAAGCACGTGGACGCCTGA
- the fabA gene encoding 3-hydroxyacyl-[acyl-carrier-protein] dehydratase FabA: MPPDAEKPAQSASRQSHYSYEELLACGRGELFGPGNAQLPLPPMLMFDRITSIAADGGAHGKGHVTAELDIRPDLWFFPCHFQGDPVMPGCLGLDALWQMLGFHLGWLGSPGRGRALGVGEVKLAGQVLPTIKKVVYNVDVKRVRQGKLVLGIGDGWLEADGERVYQVQDMRVGLFQS; encoded by the coding sequence ATGCCGCCAGACGCCGAGAAACCCGCGCAGAGCGCGAGCCGCCAGTCGCACTACTCCTATGAGGAACTCCTGGCTTGCGGGCGCGGCGAACTCTTCGGGCCCGGCAACGCGCAGCTGCCGCTGCCGCCCATGCTGATGTTCGACCGGATCACATCGATCGCGGCTGACGGCGGCGCCCACGGCAAGGGGCACGTGACGGCCGAGCTCGATATCCGGCCCGACCTCTGGTTCTTTCCCTGCCACTTCCAGGGTGACCCCGTGATGCCGGGTTGCCTCGGGCTCGATGCCCTGTGGCAGATGCTCGGCTTCCATCTCGGCTGGCTCGGCTCGCCGGGCCGGGGCCGCGCCCTCGGCGTGGGCGAGGTGAAGCTCGCCGGCCAGGTCCTGCCGACGATCAAGAAGGTCGTCTACAATGTCGACGTGAAGCGGGTCCGCCAGGGCAAGCTCGTCCTCGGCATCGGCGACGGCTGGCTCGAGGCCGACGGCGAGCGGGTGTACCAGGTCCAGGACATGCGGGTCGGCCTGTTCCAGAGCTGA
- the irr gene encoding Fur family transcriptional regulator Irr translates to MSEPVPFQAVFNGRVPVPQLEANGTPRRGCPLSDLRDRLRRAGLRPTRQRLSLGWLLFGRGDRHLTAEMLYDEAMRAKVPVSLATVYNTLHQFTEAGLLRQLALDGSKAYFDTNPTEHHHFYLEDESQVIDMPDCGITVDSLPEAPEGMEIAGVEVIVRLRRSRPAGRRQG, encoded by the coding sequence ATGTCCGAACCGGTGCCCTTCCAGGCCGTCTTCAACGGGCGGGTCCCCGTCCCTCAGCTGGAGGCGAACGGGACACCGCGCCGCGGCTGCCCGCTCTCCGACCTGCGCGACCGCCTGCGCCGGGCCGGCCTGCGGCCGACGCGGCAGCGCCTGTCGCTGGGCTGGCTGCTGTTCGGCCGCGGCGACCGCCACCTGACCGCCGAGATGCTCTACGACGAGGCGATGCGGGCGAAGGTGCCGGTCTCCCTGGCGACGGTCTACAACACGCTGCACCAGTTCACCGAGGCGGGCCTGCTGCGCCAGCTCGCGCTCGACGGGTCGAAGGCCTATTTCGACACCAATCCGACCGAGCACCACCACTTCTATCTCGAGGACGAGAGCCAGGTGATCGACATGCCGGATTGCGGCATCACGGTCGATTCGTTGCCCGAGGCGCCGGAGGGCATGGAGATCGCCGGCGTCGAGGTGATCGTCCGCCTGCGCCGCAGCCGTCCGGCGGGTCGCCGCCAGGGCTGA
- a CDS encoding SH3 domain-containing protein, whose amino-acid sequence MRVPRLSFAVAALLAGGLATGAAAAPTPPETGVGPVTKLPLPRYASLKTDRVNLREGPSKDHRTLWVFQRAGLPVEIVGEFETWRRIRDSEGTEGWVLHSLLSGRRTALVNAGPDKGVEKAAVSLRAKADDGAEDEARLQTGVIGSVKSCTGTWCRLIVALPNKRDVDGYIRQNRLWGVYPNEVVE is encoded by the coding sequence ATGCGCGTGCCACGCCTCAGCTTCGCCGTCGCGGCGCTGCTGGCCGGCGGCCTCGCGACCGGGGCCGCGGCCGCGCCGACACCCCCCGAGACCGGGGTCGGCCCGGTGACCAAGCTGCCGCTGCCCCGCTACGCCAGCCTGAAGACGGACCGGGTCAATCTCCGCGAGGGCCCGTCGAAGGATCACCGGACCCTCTGGGTCTTCCAGCGCGCCGGCCTGCCCGTGGAGATCGTGGGCGAGTTCGAGACGTGGCGCCGGATCCGCGATTCGGAGGGCACGGAGGGCTGGGTGCTGCACTCGCTCCTCTCCGGGCGGCGCACGGCCCTGGTGAATGCCGGACCCGACAAGGGCGTCGAGAAGGCCGCCGTCTCTCTCCGGGCGAAGGCCGACGACGGTGCCGAGGACGAGGCGCGGCTGCAAACCGGCGTCATCGGCAGCGTGAAGAGCTGCACGGGAACGTGGTGCCGCCTCATCGTCGCGCTTCCGAACAAGCGGGACGTGGACGGCTACATCCGGCAGAACCGCCTCTGGGGCGTCTACCCGAACGAGGTGGTGGAGTAG
- a CDS encoding 2-hydroxyacid dehydrogenase, protein MSKRKPLVVVTRRLPDAVETRMRELFDVRLNSEDAPMAADAMASALREADVLVPTVTDEIDAGLIAQAGPNLRLIANFGNGVDHIDVSAALERGITVTNTPGVLTEDTADMTMALILAVARRVTEGARIIPDDEWTTGWSPTWMLGRRITGKRLGIVGMGRIGQALAKRARAFGLQVHYHNRRRVPAAIEGALDATYWESLDQMLARVDIVSVNCPHTPATYHLLSARRLKLLKPEAVVVNTARGEVIDENALARLIEGGEISAAGLDVFEQEPAVSPRLVKLARQGKVVLLPHMGSATYESRTDMGEKVIINIKTFMDGHRPPDRILPSML, encoded by the coding sequence GTGTCGAAGCGCAAGCCGCTGGTGGTCGTGACGCGGCGCCTTCCGGATGCCGTCGAGACGCGGATGCGCGAGCTGTTCGACGTCCGGCTGAATTCGGAGGACGCGCCGATGGCGGCCGACGCCATGGCGTCGGCCCTGCGCGAGGCCGACGTGCTCGTGCCCACCGTGACCGACGAGATCGATGCCGGCCTGATCGCGCAGGCGGGGCCGAATCTCCGGCTCATCGCCAACTTCGGCAACGGCGTCGATCACATCGACGTGTCGGCAGCGCTGGAGCGCGGCATCACGGTCACCAACACCCCCGGCGTCCTGACCGAGGACACGGCCGACATGACGATGGCGCTGATCCTCGCGGTGGCCCGCCGGGTCACCGAGGGCGCGCGCATCATCCCGGACGACGAGTGGACCACCGGCTGGTCGCCGACCTGGATGCTCGGCCGGCGCATCACCGGCAAGCGCCTCGGCATCGTCGGCATGGGCCGGATCGGGCAGGCGCTGGCCAAGCGTGCCCGTGCCTTCGGCCTGCAGGTGCATTACCACAATCGCCGCCGCGTGCCCGCCGCCATCGAGGGCGCGCTCGATGCGACCTACTGGGAATCCCTCGACCAGATGCTGGCCCGGGTCGACATCGTGTCGGTCAACTGCCCGCACACGCCCGCGACCTATCATCTCCTCTCGGCGCGTCGCCTCAAGCTGCTCAAGCCCGAGGCCGTCGTGGTGAACACCGCCCGCGGCGAGGTGATCGACGAGAACGCCCTCGCGCGCCTGATCGAGGGCGGCGAGATCTCGGCCGCCGGTCTCGACGTGTTCGAGCAGGAGCCGGCGGTCAGCCCGCGCCTCGTCAAGCTGGCCCGCCAGGGCAAGGTGGTCCTCCTGCCCCACATGGGCTCGGCCACCTACGAGAGCCGCACCGACATGGGCGAGAAGGTCATCATCAACATCAAGACCTTCATGGACGGGCACCGTCCGCCAGACCGCATCCTGCCGAGCATGCTCTGA